A single genomic interval of Aureliella helgolandensis harbors:
- the cyoE gene encoding heme o synthase, with translation METTNQAGSSPVVLGSVAGAVASPAARGRLSYYIELTKPRILVMILVTVIMAMVTAGNSVSMWVAFHACLGTALVAASASVMNQWLERDRDAVMNRTCRRPLPSGNVASSQAAGMGWVLVLVGSVYLAVFVNLPTMWCGLATWGLYVWVYTPLKMLSWTNTLVGTLPGALPVWMGWTAAEGSLIDVRAWILLGVVVAWQLPHFMAIAYMYREQYAAAGYKMITVTDPSGRGAAWHAILGSLALIVLAVLSVPPVGLFASLLTVCAVAVALWQTVAAIRFVRAPDMKTARRMLHVSLLHLPLTMLLILLSYWIR, from the coding sequence GTGGAAACTACAAATCAGGCAGGTTCTTCGCCAGTCGTACTCGGGTCGGTCGCAGGTGCTGTGGCCAGCCCAGCGGCGCGTGGTCGGCTGTCGTACTATATTGAATTGACCAAGCCACGGATCTTAGTCATGATCCTGGTAACGGTCATTATGGCGATGGTCACTGCTGGCAATTCCGTCTCCATGTGGGTTGCGTTCCATGCCTGTCTGGGGACAGCACTTGTGGCGGCGAGCGCCAGTGTGATGAACCAGTGGCTGGAGCGGGATCGCGACGCGGTGATGAATCGCACTTGCCGTCGCCCGCTACCGAGTGGGAACGTGGCCTCTAGTCAAGCGGCAGGTATGGGCTGGGTCCTAGTGCTGGTGGGTTCCGTTTATTTAGCAGTGTTCGTCAATTTGCCGACGATGTGGTGCGGCTTGGCTACCTGGGGACTCTACGTCTGGGTGTACACGCCGCTCAAGATGTTGAGTTGGACGAATACATTGGTTGGCACTCTCCCCGGGGCATTGCCGGTTTGGATGGGATGGACGGCGGCGGAGGGATCGCTCATCGATGTTCGCGCCTGGATTCTGTTGGGCGTGGTGGTGGCTTGGCAACTTCCCCACTTTATGGCGATTGCCTACATGTACCGCGAGCAGTATGCGGCGGCTGGCTACAAGATGATTACAGTCACCGATCCCTCTGGGCGAGGTGCTGCTTGGCATGCCATTTTAGGATCGTTGGCGCTGATCGTGCTGGCGGTGTTGTCCGTGCCACCGGTTGGTTTATTCGCCAGTCTGTTGACGGTTTGTGCGGTAGCAGTCGCTCTGTGGCAAACGGTAGCCGCCATTCGTTTTGTGCGGGCACCAGATATGAAAACGGCTCGCCGCATGTTGCACGTGAGTCTGTTGCACCTACCGTTGACGATGTTGTTGATCCTGCTGTCCTACTGGATTCGCTAA
- a CDS encoding COX15/CtaA family protein — translation MTKIDTHESSNSYSRIVHALAVVLTISVFPLIWVGGLVTTYDAGMAVPDWPGTYGWNMFAYPASTWLYGPFDLLVEHSHRLLASLAGFLSIGLLLAAWAWEQRRWFRWWCAGVLLAIIAQGALGGARVLFDQRTFAMIHGCTGPLFFAIATATAVMSSRWWRVRELGAPRRTGPWGVRLSTSLVVISYLQLVMGAQLRHVTGAMSNRAFMGYVHTHLSLAALVFLLTVALFAVVGLSRLPPGAVRRPVYVLALLVLVQIVLGIGTWVVNYALPWPEVTESLAGYTILAKGYWESFIVTAHMATGSLIVSLATLTALRAWRSSTKRYGAILASEAVSRALSKHR, via the coding sequence GTGACCAAGATCGATACTCACGAGAGTTCCAACAGCTACAGTCGGATCGTTCACGCTCTAGCCGTGGTCTTGACGATTTCCGTTTTCCCTTTGATTTGGGTGGGGGGACTCGTCACGACCTACGATGCTGGGATGGCTGTCCCCGATTGGCCGGGGACCTACGGTTGGAATATGTTCGCCTACCCCGCTTCGACTTGGTTGTACGGCCCCTTTGACCTGCTCGTCGAGCATAGCCATCGGCTGCTCGCGTCCTTGGCGGGGTTCTTGTCCATAGGGCTGCTGTTAGCGGCTTGGGCTTGGGAGCAGCGACGGTGGTTCCGCTGGTGGTGTGCTGGCGTATTGTTGGCGATCATCGCCCAAGGGGCTTTGGGGGGGGCTCGCGTCCTGTTCGATCAACGTACGTTTGCCATGATCCATGGTTGCACCGGGCCATTGTTCTTCGCAATTGCCACGGCCACGGCGGTCATGAGTTCGCGTTGGTGGCGCGTCCGCGAGCTAGGGGCACCACGCCGGACAGGTCCGTGGGGAGTAAGATTGTCTACCAGCCTAGTGGTTATTAGCTACTTGCAGCTCGTTATGGGGGCCCAATTGCGGCATGTGACGGGGGCGATGAGCAACCGGGCGTTTATGGGGTATGTGCACACTCATTTGAGTTTGGCGGCCCTAGTCTTCCTGTTAACGGTGGCATTATTTGCCGTAGTCGGTCTGTCGCGTCTTCCGCCGGGAGCCGTTAGGCGGCCGGTGTACGTCCTAGCCCTGTTGGTGCTCGTACAAATCGTTTTGGGAATTGGGACTTGGGTCGTAAACTATGCGTTACCGTGGCCGGAAGTGACAGAATCGTTGGCAGGCTATACGATTCTAGCTAAGGGCTATTGGGAGAGTTTCATTGTGACGGCCCATATGGCCACCGGCTCGTTGATTGTTAGTTTGGCGACGTTGACGGCGTTGCGAGCTTGGCGTTCCTCCACCAAGCGTTACGGGGCAATATTGGCTTCGGAGGCTGTTTCGCGTGCGTTAAGCAAGCATCGGTGA